Within the Glycine max cultivar Williams 82 chromosome 12, Glycine_max_v4.0, whole genome shotgun sequence genome, the region CCCTTCACCTAAAAAGGTTATATCCCATATCAACAGTATTTGTAGTAGCTTCATGTGGACTGGCAAAGAGAGCTTAACCAGAAAAGCGCCCGTGGCTTGGGATCATATTTGTAATCCTCTTTCTGCAGGTGGTTTGAATATGATATCCCTCTTGGAATGGAATAAAGCAACTATTGGAAAACTTCTTTGGAATGTTTGTGAGAAGAAAGACAGACTCTGGATCAATTGGATTCATGcgtactatataaaaaaataagatcccACTACTTTCTGTCCTGGTATCCAGTGCTCTTGGATCCTAAAAGCTATGTTCAAACATCGGGATGATCTCTTACAATCTGATGCTTGGAAGGGGTTCCAAAATACAGGAAAGTATGTTACGAGAAAAATTTACCATATGTTGAGAGAGGATAAGCCTAAAGTGACATGGAGGAAAATCTTCTATGGGAATTTGGCTAGGCCGAGAGCTAAGTTTATTTTATGGATGACTTGTTTGGATAGGCTTCCCACCAAAGATCGCCTCCATCGCTTTGGTGTGGTCACTGACTGTAAATGTGTTTTTTGTGGGTTAACTGAGACCTGTGATCACCTCTTCTTTGAGTGTGCTACCACTAAAAAAGTTTGGGCTGATATCCTTAGGTGGATTAGCATTATGCGTATTCCTGGGGGCTGACATTCAGAATTGCAGTGGATTTGTCAATTGACGAATGGTAAAGGTAGAAAAATTAGTCTCTTGAAAATTGCTTTAACTGAGGTTGTATATGCAATTTAGACTTGTCGTAACAAGATTATTTTCCAACCAAATCCGGGTGGGACAATTCGTAGCAGGGATGTGATTGATATTATCCTATTGAGAGCTACTAGCAACAGGAATTTAAATTGATTCTGTAATATATAGCAGgcgttgttttcttttctttgtcttgTAGTTTGCTGTTGTCGTTGTGAGACCTGGATCGTTATGATCGATTTgtactttatttgttttttggaaatatatttttatctttgatccaaaaaaatattgatttaatattaattttctacaaagattgaataaaaaatatttttttaaaaaaaataaaactgacaACCGATTCAATCCGTGCAACTATGATTGACTTTTGATTGGATTGAATTacaaactaaattatttaaatgataaattaataaaatagaagaaactaAATTAGATAGTTTTCTATTCAAAACTGATACAATTCATGAAAATCCCTAGGATGTAAGTTGACATTTTAAAAGTCCACTTtagttttacaaaaaataaattttgccgTTTATCACTTCAAAAGAATTGTGATATTTGTAAAttgcaaaaaataaatcataataaattaattatgtaaaaccAAATTAAGTCAACTTTTAGATTGTCAACTTGCaccattcaaaaaaatattgattcttTTACAGTCCATTTTGGCCAGagggaatataaaaaaatataatagatgaaataaagaagagaaaattagACTGAATGGATAAAAGGTGAAAAATTGGATGaatgtgtttggtttgattttttaaaattaattagtttttcaatataaatttttttgaaatttttaaaccaCCCAAAAATTCCCTAAGTCAAGCCATTTCTAATCACccgaaataaaattaattgccACCAAATGTTTTTgatgtcatttttcttttctaccaaaagaaaagttatatcattttattcatGATAAAAGATTCAATAACATtagaattaattcaaaaatatgGTGACTAAGATAAGATTATTTTGACACCCTTATAAAAACAAACGATGATTTGCGTGTATACGAATAAAGCACACAGTAACGTTTTCAAGATATATGAGTTCTTctctatttttgtggacgacatttataataataaaaaaagaatatcaaTCCTATCTAAAgcatggaaaaataaaaactattcacttatttttatctaatagtTTAAAATGTTCAGATAATAATTGGTTCATGGGAAAAATCAAACAGTTAACTAAACTAACCGGCTACCATCCCATCCAATTTAACGTGGATAGAAAAAATCgaataaactaaaaattcaacaaatattagttaacatataaataaaaccaaatgATGATTAATGTGTTAAAGTACACTTTAATCATTTGTATAATACTCAAATTCGatccttaattaaaataatttttattcaaattttatttattttttaaccaaattttaaattaatcaggattttttttctaacgAGAGGGTAAAAAAAGTGACATATAAAttcaatatttgatattttaaattatttttattatatatcttttgttttattcgatattttccataaaattaaaaataagattaaattaaatcaaaaactGATCCATTCAAAtcgttttaaattaattcaaatctaattaaaaatttaaactagaattatttgataataaattaataaaatattattagattagatattttttttctttaaaattaatccAATTCAATTATTGCTTATGCGGTCCCAAAAAATTACAACCATGTACACTCCTAACGAATCTGTAGGGTAGGATTCATTATGAGGTCattcgatagtaatgatataatacataaaatccttttacaaaattaaacttaatactcatgatagaaataaaaaataaacacttttacaaaataagacaattgaatttttttttcttaatattctgaTTCATCGAAAAAAAACCTTAACTAACCTATGAtcgaaagataaataaaattttatcaaaaattaaactcaaatattcttaaataactcaattatatttatcatgGTTGAATTTATTCTGTAAAGAACTGAACCTCCTTCGCTGCGGTGTAGGGTAGACTTCTGATGCCACAACAATAGGAGCCATTTTAGAGGACCAGTCAGGTAACAGTACGTAAAATTATGAACTttattctctcttgtttttttttaagctaTTTCTGTGTTATTATTTCAAATGATACcgttttgataatttttacaaaatgaatttataattatatattaatataattattatacaatattatttataaataaacaaCACATAAACAGTGtgaaaaagatagaaaaaagcCAAATccgtaaaattataaaatatgtaatcATGTGGAGCTCGTGGttcaagaaatatatattttagtcatTACTTTAATGAGATATAGGTAAGATAAAATGAGTGCATTATTGGTGTAATCAACTGGAAGTTGAGCCAAGGAGGAACAGAGGAACCGcgatgataaattattattggcAAAGTTTAATCCCGGAAGCTGTCCAAAAtaaagttcaataaaaaaaaaatgatacttgGCGTTTAATGTAAGTAATTATCAGTTAACATCTCATTTTAGAATAAAGAATTAAGATAACaggattcaaaaaaattaagaacccgtaataaattaaattataaaagaatcaaatttgtgagttaaaataaaataaaaactaaatttacaattaagttttatatatattaatctatatGCGGGCCAGGGATGGATACATAATTGCGGGCCAGGGATGGATACATAATTGGAGGATTGGggtcaattataaaattatccaataaatatattaatattaaatcttATACAAATATCTATAGTATAGATACTACTCAAAGAATAGTTCATCTACctctctcacttttttttttactttctgattttttttaataaaaaacccGAGCATAAGCAAAGAATCATTGTTTTATAAAAgatagaaaagataaataacacAATTATTAATTTGGTAATTAAGTAACATGAAAAATACTAAAGTTTAAACAacacaaatatttttgttattgatgTAATCCTCCGAAGAAGATGATCCATCAATAGAGTTATGACTAAGAAATctcaaaaaaattgtatgataGATATACGAGAAAAAtatagggttctcatgagttaGGATAAATTTTTGATTTATGGACTAAATATAgactcatttattttttgtacatattaaattaatattttattatttttagatctTGTATTTAAGGCTTTATAATATAGGAAGGATACCATAGTAATGTAGAATTTTTTAgactaattttttgtattagaggtgattttataattatgtgTGTTGATAAAAGTTAGGGCTCACATGATTCCGCCCCTAATGCAGGCCACGTGGAATGTGAGGCGAATGCTAACAGGCCcgtagtgtattttttttttttacagtgacATCCCTTAAATTCAATATAGGGCGAATTGAAATTGCATAGTAGTTCAGGGGAATTGAATTCAACCATATAACCGTTCGTGTTGAATCGAATTACTCCGTTAAACTGCTCCAAGTTGTTTTGAACTATTTGAATTGTTCTCAATGtacaaatcttattttaaataatactttttacatttttaaatttcataagtTACAATCCAATTCGGTTCAAACAATTCGATTTAGGagtaattaaatctttaaaaactaaagaaagttaagttcaatttttttattcaaaatattatattttttttaggataatTCAATTTGATAGAAATATAATCCAGTGCTCTCTTGTCAaggaattaaatgaaaaaaatatttttattaaaaatcagaaaattataatttttttatactttttaacaaATACTAATGCAAGTTGATAATATCGAAGGAGGAGCTCCCAAAACATTGGCGTTCTCGTGTATCACCTTATGTATAGCAACAACCTCCACGACACCCCGTTGTGCAATAAGTCTAGTTGTAACAATTCATAATCTGgaaaattaaatcttaaaatttaaatttaaccttttggatcaattttttttatatattattttattttagactttTCACACTACATCAATTCTCTCCCCCTAATTAACCTTGCTGTCGACAACAGCCAGCTATCATTGGAGGCAATTTTTGGCAGTTGTGTCAATTAGGTGTTATGTGGATTTTTATTGCTCTAGGACGCTTTCTTATTAATAGAGTTCATGTTAGGTCAATTTAAACTTGTCCCATTTGTTTAATTACAGCCTTATAATGCAATCCCCTTCTCTAATTCAATTGTTATTCCTTACTTATCCATTCGGTCTCTCAAGTCGGTTCTTTACTCCTAGTTTTGATGTAACAATTATAGTTCTATTCATCCTATTTTTTCAAGGTTTCATAATTGGACATTAAATCCATTTCATATCCACCGACGAACACTGATTACCGTACCACCACAACTAcaagaaaaagttgaaaagaaGGGGAGGGGGAAATAGATTTGTTTGATATATACACACAAAACATTTGTGAAATTtattgggtttttttttaattaaagattatttaatttcatggtaaaaaacttttttttctcctttggaAAGTCAgataactgaaaaaaaaaaatattacttcatcCAAATGAACTGGACTAATTAATATCGAAGGAATGAAACTGTTCAACCTTTGCTGCTTTGGATGATATGCAGATGCAAATACAGAGAAATAACGGTGCAAGCTAGTATTTGAACTGCTTAAAATAAAGAGTCTAATCATATTAAAAGTgaaattattaaacaaattgcagtaaataatttttaaaaaatacataaaccacactttaaatttataatgaataatgtattgttatttttaattattagaatttaaaaaaaacataattgaaatttaatttagaaatagacataaaagaaaatagaatgaaaaagataaataattaagaaaatcaaatatataaacaaagaTATCCAATGATGGTAGTTTTAAATTATTGGGAGaaatttattagttaattaaGTAGTACataatatatgaaatatatCTCTAAAcaactgaaaaaagaaaaagaaaatggaaacttTACAATCTCTAAACTCCACTCCCAGTAAAAGTACAATTCATTTACGTCTGGTCTTTTTCAACGGTAAACACTCCAAAGAGTCCAATATCTAGTCACTATAAATGTCATCATCCCCGCAGGAGTTGGGATCACAAATCTTTCGCTAACACTCATTAATTGCAAGAATGGCACTTCGTTGCTTGGTGATGTCCCTTTCTGTTCTCTTCACTGTAAGTGTTATTTAGGGCTATGAAGCCTTTCACTTCCACTCCTCATGCCCTTGTCAACTTtaactatactttttttttacgtGTTCAGAATCTCAACAAGTATAATAATCAACAATATGCTTAGGGATTAAACAGACTAAAAAACTATACAGAATACATCCTATAATGGAACTCTATCTCTATGTGGTGTCATTTATCAAtacaatcatattttattttttattaatcagcAAATAGTTGTTAATTgtatctccttctttttttatctctattgaTCATTAAGTCAATTTTATAATATGATATTGTTTAACTAAGACGTGAGACTTATATGTGTATGAATATATGTTGCGGCAGCTTGGTCTTGCGAGAGAAAGCCATGCCAGAGACGAAGATTTTTGGCATGCTGTTTGGCCAAACACTCCCATTCCAAGTTCATTGCGAGATCTTCTAAAGCCTGGCCCTGCAAGTTAGTTTTGTGAATTATCAACTCTAGATTCTTGATTATGGGTTTATATCTTCCTAGAATGCTCAAGGTTACCCCATAATTGGAATGGAAAGGTTGAACgaagaaagagaataaaataaaaagaaaagaagaagaataactatatataaattaccttttattttaaacactcCAGCacctttttttatctatttatatcaTATGATATCATAaattctattatatttatatttttctatttatttactcaacttttagtatttaataatataataagtatttatcaaatattttcctTTAACAAAacgaagaaagaaaatatatttttatatatgaaaaataaattttgtacatCTCTTTTGGTGTTTATATCTATTGAGAGacaagaagaaaaatgttattattattattattgcagGTGTTGAAATCGATGATCACCCTATGCAAATTGAAGAAACACAGTACCCGAAAACCTTCTTCTATAAAGAAGACCTTCATCCAGGCAAAACAATGAAAGTACAATTCAGCAAGCCTCCCTTTCAACAACCATGGGGTGTTGGTACATGGTTAAAGGAAATTAAAGACACTACTAAAGAAGGATATAGTTTTGAAGAGCTATGCATCAAGAAAGAAGCCATTGAGGGAGAAGAGAAGTTTTGTGCAAAATCCTTGGGAACAGTAATTGGTTTTGCCATTTCAAAGCTGGGAAAGAACATTCAAGTACTTTCAAGTTCCTTTGTCAATAAGCAAGACCAATACACTGTGGAAGGAGTGCAGAATCTTGGAGACAAAGCAGTGATGTGTCATAGGCTAAATTTCAGAACTGCAGTATTTTACTGCCATGAAGTCCGTGAAACAACAGCTTTCATGGTTCCATTGGTGGCTGGTGATGGAACCAAAACTCAGGCACTTGCTATTTGCCACTCAAATACTTCTGGAATGAATCATCAAATGCTTCATCAACTTATGGGAGTTGATCCTGGAACTAACCCTGTTTGCCATTTCCTTGGAAGCAAGGCCATTTTATGGGTACCCAATTTATCTGTGGACACTGCCTATCAGACCAACATTGTTGCTTAATTAGTCCATGCATCTTGAGCACCATGAGAATGAGATtgtgtataaaataaattatcatgtgCTGTGTGTTGTGCAAGTACTACCTTCTCTAGCTAGATTGCTAGAGCTAGAATTTCAACCTACCTATGTGTACTGATAAGATCTGCTTCCCTACTTAAAGAGAGCATCATCCTGTGATCAGTGTGCTTCgtattctctctctctatatatatatggtaaAAAGTGGTTATCTCGTGCCTCGCCTTGAGCTAtccatcacttttttttttttatctatcactttcttattttagattgatttgttgattttttcttactttctttattctttaactaaaatatataaatatacatttattttatataattaaataatgacgTGATTAACTattgaaatatttgttttataacaaAAAGAATATATCTGACTAACCAATTATATATTGTAATAACAAATGACAAGCCTTGAGCTATTTTAAGTAAGAATTTtctaaggaaaaataaataaataaaaatacatttttaagatatcttttcttatttgatgaaattatataatatggGTGAAAAGCCAACTATGATTGACCAAGTGGCGAGGGATTGGATTAAATATATAAGGGTTTATCTTCATTATCATGATCGTacataaaatatacatatgttagcgtgtgtgtatatatatatatatataaaattagggGGTGGAGGGTCTATGATAAAATTATAGACTATAGATGCATCTAATGATCCAAAAAACTTGATGATAATGGACCGCTTAGTTAAGAGGTCTattctagaattttttttatggattcatacagattaataatttatatgagattttttttaaaaaatattatttttttgttgaagacGAATTGTGGGAAgcaggagaaaaagaagaaccACAAGAAACAATTAAGAGCACAAATGATgacacaaagaagaagaaaaagaagttcgtagaaagatgaagaaaaagatgaaaggaTCAACAGTGGCGGTAGGAATTATAGGCataggaagaagaagaatgcgCGTGGTAGCCGACCATAGGAACAGAACAATGCGTGTGTAGTGGCTGGCCGGAACAGGAACGAGAGGAAGAAGACCATATAAACAAACACTGtaactttatattatattattagggtgaaaaatatttttgatatttCAGCTTAAGTGTTGGGTGTCCCTGTAAAAAGACTGGGTGTACCAAATAACTATCAAGCATAATTGATGGACTTGTAGCCAAAGTGAGTCACCCCATTAAGGATAAAACCAGTTTTAGCTAACACAAATTTACCCAAATCATCTCTTAAGCAAACCCATCAATCCTGCTTCCATAAAAAACGAAGCATCCGtgtcacattttaaaaaaagcttCTGGATGATGATGAGAGCCTGCtgtatcattattatttttaaaagataaacagTGGAATGATATTATTGCAAAGTAATGAAAAGACACACCAGAACAAATGATTTGGAAAGTGCgccaaatatttgattttttcccTAAAGATAAACAGTGGAATGTATTATTGCAAAGTAATAAAAAGACACACCAGAACAAATGATTTGGAAAGTGGGCGgccaaatatttgattttttttcccctAAAGATAAACAATGGAATGTATTATTGCAAAGTAATGAAAAGACACACAGATTTGGTAAGTGGgccaaatatttcaatttttcctAAACatacaggttttttttttttttactaaaacatacaacttctttatttgttatttgccaaaagaatatattttttattgtttacagGATAAATTTAAGTTGGGaatctaaatttatattttttgaaattttcaaaccACCCAAAAATTCCCTAAGTCAAGCCATTTCTAATCACccgaaataaaattaattgccACCAAATGTTTttgatgtcattttttttttctaccaaaagaaaagttatatcattttattcatGATAAAAGATTCAATAACATtagaattaattcaaaaatatgGTGACTAAGATAAGATTATTTTGACACCCTTATAAAAACAAACGATGATTTGCGTGTATATGAATAAAGCACACAGTAACGTTTTCAAGATATATGAGTTCTTctctatttttgtggacgacatttataataataaaaaaaaagaatatcaaTCCTATCTAAAgcatggaaaaataaaaactattcacttatttttatctaatagtTTAAAATGTTCAGATAATAATTGGTTCATGGGAAAAATCAAACAGTTAACTAAACTAACCGGCTACCATCCCATCCAATTTAACGTGGATAGAAAAAATCgaataaactaaaaattcaacaaatattagttaacatataaataaaaccaaatgATGATTAATGTGTTAAAGTACACTTTAATCATTTGTATAATACTCAAATTCGatccttaattaaaataatttttattcaaattttatttattttttaaccaaattttaaattaatcaggATTTTTTTCTAACGAGAGGGTAAAAAAAAGTGacacataaattaaatatttgatattttaaattatttttattatatatcttatgttttatttgatattttccataaaattaaaaataagattaaattaaatcaaaaactGATCCATTCAAAtcgttttaaattaattcaaatctaattaaaaatttaaactagaattatttgataataaattaataaaatattattagattagatatttttttctttaaaattaatccAATTCAATTATTGCTTATGCGGTCCCAAAAAATTACAACCATGTACACTCCTAACGAATCTGTAGGGTAGGATTCATTATGAGGTCattcgatagtaatgatataatacataaaatccttttacaaaattaaacttaatactcgtgatagaaataaaaaataaacacttttacaaaataagacaattgaattattttttttcttaatattctgaTTCATCGAAAAAAAACCCTAACTAACCTATGAtcgaaagataaataaaattttatcaaaaattaaactcaaatattcttaaataactcaattatatttatcatgGTTGAATTTATTCTGTAAAGAACTGAACCTCCTTCGCTGCGGTGTAGGGTAGACTTCTGATGCCACAACAATAGGAGCCATTTTAGAGGACCAGTCTAAACAGTGtgaaaaagatagaaaaaagtCAAATccgtaaaattataaaatatgtaatcATGGGGAGCTCGTGGttcaagaaatatatattttagtcatTACTTTAATGAGATATAGGTAAGATAAAATGAGTGCATTATTGGTGTAATCAACTGGAAGTTGAGCCAAGGAGGAACAGAGGAACCGGCgctgataaattattattggcAAAGTTTAATCTCGGAAGCTGTCCAAAAtaaagttcaataaaaaaaatgatacttgGCGTTTaatgtaagtaaaaaaaaattaatttccaacGTTATATTctctataaaaaagaatttaattttttaattatatatatatatatatatatatatatatatatatatatatatatatatatatatatatatatatatatatatatatatatatatatatatatatagggtcCTTAGATCCATATATGTGATTTCACACTTTTAGTGATTAGTGTTctgtcatgtaaaaaaaataaaaatactttcatTCAATGTGATAAGAACACCGGTGGCACGTATGCAAAAATATGGATCTAAGGACCCCATGGACCACAAAATTGATATGTGGACCACAAAATTGTTGGGTTTGTGGGGGCGAATTCTGAAAACCATGACATTTATATGCATACACGTACACAAAATTGCATGCTAACAGGCAGTCATTATTTTTAATCCACTTgaacattattatttatatgcatttatttcttttatttttttaccttacCGATCATACGTcaagaaaaaacaattatataattttttaattaatataaaatatttttttaccctCTATTTTTTCATACACATACATAAAGGAATGCAAGTTTTTGGCAtgcatttctttttatttttttccatcaaaTAACACATCTTTTCAActttacttctcttttatttttatagtttctatttttgtcatCTCTATTCCATTCCTAACAAATACCATATAAGTCTAATCTTTTTTAACAGTATACGAGCCAAACTTCACTATATATATCTCTGTCCCTGCAAGAGTTTGAGTCACAAATTTTCCACTCTTCCTCACCGATTGCTAGAATGGAATTTCGATGCTCAGTCATCTCTTTTACCATTCTCTTCTCTGTAAGTGCTTTGGTGCTCAGAAGCCTTTAGATATTCTATTTTTCGTGTCTTTATGAGCTCTTGCTAACTAGTTTTTCATAAGTGTTCAGAAACTTAAAcaacaattattaataaatgattCTCCATTTCACATACTAAAAGCTATCCATCCTATATATAATGAGGCTCTATTAATGTTTAATATCAATAAAAAGGAATttcattaaaagagaaaaaaagaaatgaactaTATATAGCACAAGAAATGCCAAGGGTCACCTACAGATAACAATCTGGCACACGTATATTTAACATCTGAAAACCAATATTTATGTGGGAtatacattatttatatatatgtttgtgtGTTTCCCTTTGTCAATACATGCAACGATATTGTTAAGACATTAGACTTACATATTTGTGAATATTTCTATGTGGCAGCTTGCTCTTGCAGGAGAGAGCCATGTCCATGCATCGCTACCTGAGGAAGATTATTGGGAAGCTGTTTGGCCAAACACTCCCATTCCCACTGCACTGCGAGAGCTTCTAAAGCCTCTCCCTGCaggtttattaattttatgagaaTTATCAATTCTAGATTATTGATTCTTGAACATGGGTTCTTATCTTCCTATCATGCCTTGGCAAGTTAAAACGTTAATTAGGTTTGGCTGTGTAACAAAGTAGCAAAGacaaaatttaaaaggaaaatgcTTAAAGTATTAAATGTTAGAGTGCAAGACATGCGAAAAGTCTCCTTACAAATTCATTCATAAGGGTGATTTACCCAGTTATATAAACCCTTATCATGTTCATTAACTACTTGATGTGGGACTCTTAACACGCCTCCTCGAGTCAGGGCTCACCTCAAAGTGAGGACTGACGGCACTATCCATCAAACTACCGGACTCTGATGCCATATTAAATGTTTGAGTACAACAAAGACATCCGAAATATCCCTTTAAAAATCGGTTCATAAGAGAGTGATCTACCAGCTATATAAACACTTATCATGTTCATTAACTAGATGTAGAACTCTTAACATAAAGATACGGTGACCCAAAAATTAGGAAAGAGCCCCTGAAGggacataaaaaaagaaaatgaaaaaagaacaaATAGAAGTAAACCATGTGATAAGTGACGTGAAt harbors:
- the SALI5-4A gene encoding sali5-4a protein precursor; protein product: MALRCLVMSLSVLFTLGLARESHARDEDFWHAVWPNTPIPSSLRDLLKPGPASVEIDDHPMQIEETQYPKTFFYKEDLHPGKTMKVQFSKPPFQQPWGVGTWLKEIKDTTKEGYSFEELCIKKEAIEGEEKFCAKSLGTVIGFAISKLGKNIQVLSSSFVNKQDQYTVEGVQNLGDKAVMCHRLNFRTAVFYCHEVRETTAFMVPLVAGDGTKTQALAICHSNTSGMNHQMLHQLMGVDPGTNPVCHFLGSKAILWVPNLSVDTAYQTNIVA